The segment TTCCCCTCAATTATCGTTTTAATTAACTGTTATTATATATCCTACAAATTATATGTCTGCAGTAATAATAATTAAATGTTTTGGTTGAGTGGAAATAAATTATGCTTCATTAACCAGTTATTCACTATCATGATGCATATTTACTCTATTCCAGGATACAAATGATATCCAAATCCTGTACAAAAGAATCAAACAGAAAATAATTCCTGAAAATGAAATCAGGATTATCCAATATGAAAAAAAGGTCCAATGACAATACATCTAACCACTACATCCATCAGAGAGGTGATAGACCTCATTATACTTTGAACACCGAAGGCTTTATGACTAATAATAACTATTTAAAGCCTTTACCCATCCGTATTTTATAACAGTCTAGCGGGGTGGGGTAGTCAGGAAATCCCGACGGGCTCATAACCCGTAGATCCATGGTTCGAATCCATGCCCCGCTATCATTTTTATTTCAATTGGTAAAGTATTGATTGTACGTCTGCAGGTAGTATGGTCGAAATATTTTTAACCCCCTCATACCCTATAGCAACTGGAGTTAACAGATAAGTGATAGACCTGATAACATCAATTGAACTAATAATAGTCATGATCCTGGTAAGTCTTTCAGCCTTTTTTTCGTCTTCTGAGACTGCTTTTATTGGAGCTAACCGAATCAAGATGCTTCACCTGGCTGAGAAAGGTGACCGGAGGGCCAGGATAATTCATGATGAACTGCAGGATCCGGAGAAGTTCATCACCACCATCCTTGTTGGCAATAATATAGTAAATATAGCATCTTCAGTACTTGTTACCGTGATCGTGCTGAGATATTTCGGCAATGCCGGCATTGCTGTAGCTACAGGAGTAATGACCGTGGTCATTCTGGTATTTGGTGAGATTGTTCCCAAGACCTTTGCAACACGTCATGCTGATTCCTATGCTCTCAGAATTGCCTTTATACTGGAGCTTCTCACCAAACTGCTATTTCCACTGGTAGTGGTCTTTGTCGAGATAACAAATATTGTGCTGCACATATTTGGCGTTAAGGAAAAGATAAAGAATCCATTTATCACAGAAGACCAGATAAAACTCATTTTGAAATTAGGGGTAGAAGAAGGGGTGATCAGACACCAGGATAAGCAGTACATCCAGAACGTGCTTGATTTCAGTGATGAAAAGGCAAAGACAGCTATGACCTATAAAAGTCACATGGTCACTGTTGAGAATTCCAAGACCCTTATTGAAGCTCTGGAAAAAATAAATGAATCCGGTCATTCAAGGCTGCCTGTGTGGGAGGGTCATTTTGATAATGTAATTGGAATGATATTTGCCAAAGACCTGCTCAGATACCGTGATGAAGAACTTGAAACAAAGACCGTTCAAGAGATACTGCGGCCAATACTGATAGTAAAAAAGGACCGCACGATCGCCTCAATTTTCAGGGAATTACAGTCTCGAAAGGTACAGATAGCGGTTGTAGTGGATGAAGATGAAAAAGTAGTTGGGTTGTTGTCTATCGAAGATATTCTTGAGGAAATAGTGGGCGAGATACTTGATGAATATGACATAGAAGTGATGAGTAGCGGTATACTGCCCAGGCCTAAACAATAACGATCATGAACCGTCAACAGTCTTATGCTCCGTTAAGAAAAACTATTTAGCTGGTCTCTTCCATGAGAAATCAGGAGACAGGTATCATGTGGCGGTTTATGGATGCAGATTTAAGAGATGGGGCGTACAGTGCTGCCCTGTTCCATTCCATCGGGCGCCATGTAGGCTCTGGCGACAGTGACGAAACCATACTTTTCTGGAGGGCCAAACGTCCAACTCTTTATGTGGGCTACCACCAGTATGTGGAAGATGAGGTCCATGAAGACTATTGCCAGGAGTATAATATTGACATCGTGCGCAGGATACTGGGGGGAGGATGCGGATACTGTGACCAGGACCAGGTGTTGTTCTCAGTCATAGGCACACAGGACGGGCTAATGCCTGGTAATGTCCAGGCTGCATACAATAAGGTGCTATCAGGCATGATGCTGGCGCTTGAAGCTTTTGGTCTGGAAGGTGAAGTGGACACGACACGAAATGGTGTCTTCGTCCAGGGGCGTAAAATATCAGGTAATGCCCAGGGGCGGTTCGATGGTGCTGTAATGGTCAATGGCAGTTTTTTGCTCGATTTTGATTTTGATACCATGGATCGTGTACTGAAACATCCTACCAGAAATCTGCGACCCGAAGTGAAGACTGCCAGGGAGGGAATGGTCACCCTGTCCGACCTGATGGAACTACCGCCAGTTGATATAATAAAACAGACACTGCGTTCAGGTTTTGAAGAGGCACTGGACATCGGTACTTATGAGGGGACGATATCGGGTGAGGAAGAACGGCTGGCTGTTGGGTTGACCCGGCAGTATGCATCATTGGAATGGACGTACCGGATGGATCAAAAGAGGGCAAAACGAAAAAAAGGATAATGAAGGTAGACCAATCATAACAATAATTGAGAAAGGAGAAAAGAGTATGGTACTGGAAGAATACCGAAAAGGCATTCACAAATCAAAGGGCGGAGTCATCCGTTCGTTTTTAAAAGTGGATGGAGGGACCATTACAGACATTACATTTTCAGGAGATTTTTTTATGTACCCTGAAGATGCGATCGATAGTATCGAAGAAAGATTGAAAGGCACGGCTGCTAACACTGATGCAGTCCTGCTGGCAGTGGAACAGGTGTATGAATCAGAGCATATCCAGTCCCCAGGCACCACTCCCGGGGATTTCACCCTTTCCATAATGCAGGCAATAGGAGGTGAGTAGATGGAACAGTGGAGATGTATTGATTTTGGCAAGGTGGATATCAGGGACATGATGGCCATCAACGAAGCTATACACCGCAGTGATGAGGGCAATACCCTGTTCTTCTGGGCGCCCACAAAATCCATCATTCTTGGTTATTTCCAGAAAGCAGCAGTGGAACTTGACCTTGAGAAGTGTAAAGATTATACCCTTGTCAGGCGCACCAGCGGCGGAGGTATTGCATTTTCAGATGACCTTGACAGGCAGATAAACTACGGTGTCGTAGGGACCATAGATGACGACAAGTTCCCGCTGGATATTGTGGAGTCATATAAGCAGATATGCGGTATGCTCATAGATACCCTGAAAGAGTACGGATTGAGTGCAGGTTTCCGTCCTATCAATGATGTGACTGTGGATAACAAGAAAATATCGGGTAATGCCATGACCCGGCGGGACAACAAGACCCTTCAGCACGGCACCCTGCTGCTTGACTTCGATATCAGGGAAATGCTGTGCATTTCCAATATTCCCAAGGAGAAGTACATGGATAAACAGATACAGTCAATTGAACAGGGTATGACATGGATGGATAGGGAACTGGGCTATCAATTGGACATTGATGAGGTCAAGGGGAATATCCGCAAGAACTTTGAGAGACGGTTCAGTGTTGATTTGACAGATTCCACATTGTCAGGGAAGGAAAAGGCCATGGTCAGGGAACTGCTGCCTAAATACTATTCAGACGAATGGACATACAAGCGATAAGGAGGAATTGGAGGTTAGAGAGTTCGACCTTGAACAGATAGTGCTCCCTCAATTACGGGAACGTATGGAGGGAGCAAGGACCCGCACTATCGCACGGTCCGGCAGACGGTTGAACTTCTATATCACATCCAACCTTTTCCCCTCTATTTCCATTACTGGCAGCCAGTGCAGTCTCCATTGTAAACACTGCGGCGGAAAACTGCTGGAGCGCCTCATACCCTGTACGACACCGGACGACCTGGTGTCTACTGCATTAGTGGCAGAGATGCAGGGGGCAAAAGGTATTCTCGTAACCGGTGGATGTGATCCAAAGGGCAGGGTACCTGTTCCTGCCATATCTGCTGCCATTGCGACCATCAAGGAACGTACAGACCTGAGAGTGATAGCGCATACAGGTTTCATAACGCCGGACGAAGCCGGACTGTTGCAGGATTCCGGTCTGGATGGTGCGGGTTTTGATGTCGTGGGCGATATGACGGTTGTTCGTGAGGTGTATGGTCTGGACCTTTCAGAGCAGGACTACATCTCAAGCCTGGATGCCCTCTCGGATGCAGGTATCATGTTATTCCCCCATGTTTGCGTAGGGTTGAATGCGGGCCGAGCAGGAGGTGAACTCCATGCCCTTGAGATGATAAGGGGACGCACGGTGAGCACTGTGGTGATAACCGGCCTGATGCCGATTGAAGGTACTCCCTTTTCAGGCGCTAAACCTGATCCCATGGACTTTGCAAGGGTGATAACAGCAGCAGTGGAATTGTTTCCTGATACGCCAATCACCCTGGGTTGCGCCCGCTCATCGGGCCGGGACCGTGAACTCATTGATTATCTGGCCATCGAAAGCGGAGTTGAGAATATTGCCATTCCCACCAGGTATGCTGTGGAATATGCAAAGCGCAATGGTTATTCGACTGATTACTACGGCACTTGTTGCGGCTTGCCGCCCAGTGACGATACCAGGATCGATACGCCTTTATATGATACCAGAGCGTCTGCGCCATTGTATGATACTGGTAACGCTTCAGCACTGCATGGAGGCGGGACATGAGCCTGGTCAGAGCATCACTGGGTACGCTGGCGGTACTGGGCATGGAACTGATGCTCATGGATGCGCCCCCCACCACTGCATACCTGCAGATATACACTGAGCAGCGCTGCCGGGCCAATTGCCTGTTCTGTTCCCAGGCTAAGGATTCGGAGGGTGAGTTGAAGCACATCGCCAGGGGCCAGTACATGCCTGCAGACCTGGAAGAAGTAGTGAGGCGGCTGGGAATCGCTTTTGAGAACGGTTACCTCCACAGGGCATGCATCCAGACGGCTATGTACCCTGGCATGTGGGAGGACACCCTGTACCTGATAGGGCGCATCAGGGAATCATGCAGCATTCCTATTTCATTATCCGTATTCCCTCTTGATACTGATAAATATCAAACACTGTCAGGGATGAGCGTGGACCAGCTGGTAATTCCCCTTGATGCTTCAACCCCGGAATTGTTCCACAGGATAAAAGGTAAGGAGGCAGGGGGTCCATTTACCTGGGACAGCCATCTGGACGGTCTTAAACGTGCAGCAGCTGTATTCCCGCATGTGGGCACTCATATTATCGTTGGCATGGGCGAGACCGACAAAGAAGTTGTGGAACTGGTGGGCAGGTTGCACGGGATGGGTATTCATACTGCCCTGTTTGCATATACCAGGCTTCCTGGAACAAGGAAGTTGGATGTTGTGGAAGCGGCGCCTGATATCGGACATTACCGCAGGGTACAGATTGCTTCATACCTGTTACGACATGACCTGGTGCGGCTGGATGACATAGAGTTCGAGGGTGGGGATCTCACTCATTTCGGAGTTGGTGGACATGAATTGGAATCAATAATAGAAAAGGGCGAGGCTTTCATGACTACGGGCTGTGCCAACTGCAACCGTCCCTATGCAACTGAAACCCACGACCCGGTGTACAATTATCCTGCTGCCCCGGGTGTCGGCGAGATAGATAAGATAAAACGGCAGATAAAGAAATAGATGCAGATGTAGATAGAGATGAAGGTGAAGATCGTAATTGAGGTGAATGGCGCGCATGAGTTTTGATATCTACAAAGTGCATCATCGCATTATGGATATGCAGGACATAAAACCCGGTCAGAAGGATGCTATGAAATCCGCTTTTGATGTACGCTTCCATAATTTTTCAAACAGGGTGCAATTTTTCCCGCAACCGTTCTTACCTGTATCGGTCACAGGTACACATTGTGACCTCAACTGCAAACATTGTTCAACCCACTATCTGGAGCACATGGCAGATGCCGCATCCAATGATCTGCAACATATCGCAGGTGACCTTGCCAGGCGTGGCGAAAACGGTATACTTCTCTCGGGAGGCAGTATGCACGACGGGTCAGTACCAACGTATGAACAGGGGGATGCCATCAGATCATTGAAGTCGGCCTTTGGCCTGAAGATAAGTGCCCATACCGGGCTGGTCAATAGAGAACAGGCATCATTTTTTCGGGAATATGGGCTGGACATGGCCCTTGTGGATGTGATAGGCAGTGAAAGTACCATTCATGACGTGTACGGGCTGGACAGGACACCTGAGGATTATGATACTACCCTTTCCTATCTTGCCGATGAGGGCATCCCACTGGCACCCCATATCATAGTGGGCCTCCATGGCGGTAAACTTGACCACGAGTTCAGGGCACTTGAGATGGTACGGCAGTATGACCCTGAAGTAGTGGTCATCGTTGTATTCATACCTACAGATGGCACAGATTATAGAACCGCCCAGAAACCTGACATCAATGACGTAGTTGAAGTGATGACCGCAGCCAGGGAGATGTTCCCGTCCACGCCTTTATCGCTCAGCTGCGTGCGTCCGGGCGGCAGGTATCGTTCACTACTTGATGAATGTGCGCTGCTCTGCGGGCTGGACAGGATTGCAGTACCCAGCAGGCACTGTTACCGCGCGGCAGGGGAGATGGGGCTGGACATCATGGAAGTGGATAGGATGTGCTGCTCGTACGGAGGCGCTTAGATGCCACAGACATCGTTAGAACCGGTAGCAGAGTCCAGGGGTGTTACTATCTTTGCACCA is part of the ANME-2 cluster archaeon genome and harbors:
- a CDS encoding radical SAM protein gives rise to the protein MSFDIYKVHHRIMDMQDIKPGQKDAMKSAFDVRFHNFSNRVQFFPQPFLPVSVTGTHCDLNCKHCSTHYLEHMADAASNDLQHIAGDLARRGENGILLSGGSMHDGSVPTYEQGDAIRSLKSAFGLKISAHTGLVNREQASFFREYGLDMALVDVIGSESTIHDVYGLDRTPEDYDTTLSYLADEGIPLAPHIIVGLHGGKLDHEFRALEMVRQYDPEVVVIVVFIPTDGTDYRTAQKPDINDVVEVMTAAREMFPSTPLSLSCVRPGGRYRSLLDECALLCGLDRIAVPSRHCYRAAGEMGLDIMEVDRMCCSYGGA
- a CDS encoding radical SAM protein — translated: MSLVRASLGTLAVLGMELMLMDAPPTTAYLQIYTEQRCRANCLFCSQAKDSEGELKHIARGQYMPADLEEVVRRLGIAFENGYLHRACIQTAMYPGMWEDTLYLIGRIRESCSIPISLSVFPLDTDKYQTLSGMSVDQLVIPLDASTPELFHRIKGKEAGGPFTWDSHLDGLKRAAAVFPHVGTHIIVGMGETDKEVVELVGRLHGMGIHTALFAYTRLPGTRKLDVVEAAPDIGHYRRVQIASYLLRHDLVRLDDIEFEGGDLTHFGVGGHELESIIEKGEAFMTTGCANCNRPYATETHDPVYNYPAAPGVGEIDKIKRQIKK
- a CDS encoding DUF21 domain-containing protein; the encoded protein is MIDLITSIELIIVMILVSLSAFFSSSETAFIGANRIKMLHLAEKGDRRARIIHDELQDPEKFITTILVGNNIVNIASSVLVTVIVLRYFGNAGIAVATGVMTVVILVFGEIVPKTFATRHADSYALRIAFILELLTKLLFPLVVVFVEITNIVLHIFGVKEKIKNPFITEDQIKLILKLGVEEGVIRHQDKQYIQNVLDFSDEKAKTAMTYKSHMVTVENSKTLIEALEKINESGHSRLPVWEGHFDNVIGMIFAKDLLRYRDEELETKTVQEILRPILIVKKDRTIASIFRELQSRKVQIAVVVDEDEKVVGLLSIEDILEEIVGEILDEYDIEVMSSGILPRPKQ
- a CDS encoding lipoate--protein ligase family protein, whose protein sequence is MDADLRDGAYSAALFHSIGRHVGSGDSDETILFWRAKRPTLYVGYHQYVEDEVHEDYCQEYNIDIVRRILGGGCGYCDQDQVLFSVIGTQDGLMPGNVQAAYNKVLSGMMLALEAFGLEGEVDTTRNGVFVQGRKISGNAQGRFDGAVMVNGSFLLDFDFDTMDRVLKHPTRNLRPEVKTAREGMVTLSDLMELPPVDIIKQTLRSGFEEALDIGTYEGTISGEEERLAVGLTRQYASLEWTYRMDQKRAKRKKG
- a CDS encoding lipoate--protein ligase family protein; protein product: MEQWRCIDFGKVDIRDMMAINEAIHRSDEGNTLFFWAPTKSIILGYFQKAAVELDLEKCKDYTLVRRTSGGGIAFSDDLDRQINYGVVGTIDDDKFPLDIVESYKQICGMLIDTLKEYGLSAGFRPINDVTVDNKKISGNAMTRRDNKTLQHGTLLLDFDIREMLCISNIPKEKYMDKQIQSIEQGMTWMDRELGYQLDIDEVKGNIRKNFERRFSVDLTDSTLSGKEKAMVRELLPKYYSDEWTYKR